The following coding sequences lie in one Polluticoccus soli genomic window:
- a CDS encoding DUF4255 domain-containing protein — protein MIDVSLNFIKRILTAQIEARTTAGPDVEVASLPKDPDANDKDKILVTLFNVEEDKTFRNLPVYSVDSGDATKLNLKNPVVTLNLWVLFTAQFAKARYESALKFISLLITIFQGKNVYEDMDFTVSERNAGLEKIILELNSPNFDQSNQIWQTMGSKMVPFVLYKMRLVVILDKEAPIIRNTHIVQGIDLTLSDR, from the coding sequence ATGATAGATGTATCATTGAATTTCATTAAACGCATCCTAACTGCCCAGATCGAAGCGCGAACGACCGCTGGTCCGGATGTTGAAGTAGCAAGCCTTCCAAAGGATCCGGATGCTAACGACAAAGACAAAATACTTGTCACTCTTTTCAACGTAGAAGAAGACAAAACCTTTCGAAATCTTCCTGTTTATTCAGTTGATTCGGGCGATGCAACAAAGTTAAATCTGAAGAATCCCGTGGTCACTCTCAATTTATGGGTGCTGTTTACTGCGCAATTTGCAAAGGCACGCTATGAGAGTGCGCTCAAGTTCATTTCGCTACTCATTACGATCTTCCAGGGAAAGAATGTGTATGAGGATATGGACTTCACAGTTTCCGAACGCAACGCGGGGTTGGAGAAGATCATACTGGAGTTGAACTCGCCCAATTTTGATCAAAGCAACCAGATATGGCAAACGATGGGTAGCAAGATGGTGCCATTCGTTCTATATAAAATGCGATTGGTTGTTATCCTGGATAAGGAGGCACCGATCATAAGAAATACGCATATAGTTCAAGGAATAGATTTAACGTTATCGGACAGGTAG
- a CDS encoding contractile injection system tape measure protein — protein sequence MRSAKNIIDKIFLDFTFKVNGKGSRKATEETREIFYNNLLPKIDSLLSKHSNNSIIRIDSLTIDLDKTTLTDIPDKLLSELESELAKHLPNPLWTKQTKENKANSEEEDLDTLLYFLQTGTLPWHHDKNTSPGKLLINILKKNKIQTQHRLKQAFEKNEITLRRFILQFSEEQVYEIFASFIAENSFKLALTAWYQFVGAKQPGQIQRTFLFAIKHEIIKNEIEFLTDFSEVLILPHLKIDRSVLPEIVSELKTIPKKHILTEKIVTIFREMEKKYSHANTRNDSIQTQRQMANGTPTEEKAVVKEQKKNNDPGITSFTVDNAGLVILFPYIQMFFSEIGLMKDEEFSSPAAQLKAVQMLQYLATGSAKTPEHLLALNKALCGIDMAMPCPGTLRLTKAQKQMCETLLNAVINNWPPLRGTSITGFRQSFLQRNGTLKKEDDNWTLHVERKAFDILLEQLPWGFSVVKFPWTEQFIHVLW from the coding sequence ATGAGGTCCGCAAAAAATATCATCGATAAAATTTTTTTGGACTTTACTTTCAAAGTGAATGGCAAAGGCAGCCGTAAAGCCACAGAAGAAACCAGAGAAATTTTCTACAACAATTTGTTGCCAAAAATAGATTCATTGCTATCTAAACATAGCAACAATTCTATCATTCGGATAGATTCGCTCACAATAGACCTGGACAAAACCACGCTGACTGACATTCCAGACAAATTGCTATCAGAACTGGAATCAGAGCTCGCAAAACACCTCCCAAACCCACTGTGGACAAAGCAAACAAAGGAAAACAAGGCAAACAGCGAAGAAGAAGACCTCGATACTTTGCTCTACTTTTTGCAGACCGGTACGTTGCCATGGCATCACGACAAGAATACCTCGCCCGGTAAACTGCTTATTAATATTCTAAAAAAGAACAAAATACAGACGCAGCACAGACTCAAGCAGGCTTTTGAAAAAAATGAAATAACACTGCGGCGATTCATTCTTCAATTTTCAGAGGAGCAGGTTTACGAGATATTCGCATCATTCATCGCAGAAAACTCATTCAAGCTTGCACTAACTGCCTGGTACCAATTTGTTGGCGCAAAGCAACCGGGCCAGATTCAAAGAACATTTCTTTTTGCTATAAAACATGAGATAATTAAGAACGAGATCGAATTCCTAACGGATTTTTCGGAAGTCTTGATATTACCGCACTTAAAAATTGACAGATCTGTACTACCAGAAATAGTCTCCGAATTAAAGACGATACCTAAAAAACACATACTCACTGAAAAAATCGTTACGATATTCAGAGAGATGGAAAAAAAATATAGCCACGCAAATACCAGAAATGACTCAATCCAGACTCAACGACAAATGGCCAATGGAACACCCACAGAAGAAAAAGCAGTAGTAAAAGAGCAAAAGAAGAACAACGATCCAGGCATAACATCCTTCACAGTAGACAATGCAGGCCTCGTCATCCTGTTTCCATACATTCAAATGTTCTTTAGCGAGATTGGCTTGATGAAGGATGAAGAGTTTAGTAGCCCTGCAGCCCAACTAAAAGCAGTGCAAATGTTGCAATACCTGGCGACGGGATCGGCTAAAACACCAGAACACTTACTGGCCCTGAATAAAGCACTCTGCGGAATAGATATGGCGATGCCCTGCCCTGGTACATTGAGGTTGACCAAGGCTCAGAAACAAATGTGCGAGACCTTACTAAACGCGGTCATTAATAACTGGCCACCTTTGAGAGGCACAAGTATCACCGGTTTTCGGCAATCCTTTCTTCAAAGAAACGGTACGCTGAAAAAGGAGGACGACAACTGGACACTCCACGTAGAGCGAAAAGCATTTGATATATTACTTGAACAATTGCCATGGGGATTCAGCGTAGTGAAATTTCCATGGACCGAACAATTTATACATGTACTATGGTAA
- a CDS encoding ATP-binding protein produces MVTAMKIPQTVNSELSWLSKIVETRLRLYFAQETQYNSIESIPPPAIRKPIDNYSKFVVDHNLGFADRILLAASLVPLLQPQLFDMLMIRNSNTDKRFVEFGGVTGTNFSGLLPTLDTILFILAGSDLQLRLNYLAQLNNNHLLFLHNFLSLENGPAHEPLTSAIVHPTSELLEILLPGQSNSSRFALGLPAKKITTQQTWSDLVLEDNVMNQIEEISSWVKHGHLLHTELGLNSKLTPGHRCLFYGPPGTGKTLTATLIGKLTNLEVFRVDLSMIVSKYIGETEKNLSKIFEKAEHKGWILFFDEADSLFGKRTNVKDAHDRYANQEVSYLLQRVEEYNGLVILATNFKSNIDDAFARRFQTVIHFPMPKALQRKKLWLNMLPQKLKLDADINIDALAEQYELSGGSIINIVRFCSLMALSRNAEKIVLPDLMEGIKREFVKEGKAM; encoded by the coding sequence ATGGTAACAGCAATGAAAATACCCCAGACTGTAAATAGCGAGTTGAGCTGGCTCTCAAAAATAGTGGAAACCCGGCTGAGACTGTATTTCGCGCAAGAAACACAGTACAATTCTATTGAGTCTATTCCACCACCGGCGATCCGCAAACCTATCGACAACTACAGCAAGTTCGTTGTCGACCATAACCTGGGATTTGCAGATCGTATACTGCTGGCAGCATCGTTAGTTCCACTATTGCAACCTCAGTTGTTCGACATGCTGATGATACGCAATAGCAATACCGACAAGCGCTTCGTCGAATTTGGCGGTGTAACGGGAACAAATTTCAGTGGACTGCTACCAACACTGGATACAATCTTATTCATACTAGCCGGGAGCGACTTACAGCTTCGCCTGAATTACCTGGCGCAGCTAAACAACAATCATCTCTTGTTCCTGCACAATTTTCTGTCGTTGGAAAATGGCCCGGCACACGAGCCGTTGACAAGTGCTATTGTTCACCCCACTTCGGAGTTGTTGGAAATACTGCTGCCGGGACAAAGCAATAGCTCACGCTTTGCGCTCGGGCTTCCGGCAAAAAAGATCACTACGCAGCAAACGTGGAGTGACCTCGTGCTGGAAGACAATGTGATGAACCAGATAGAGGAGATCAGTTCCTGGGTAAAGCACGGGCACCTGCTGCATACAGAACTCGGCCTAAACTCAAAACTAACTCCCGGTCATCGTTGTTTGTTTTATGGCCCACCCGGCACAGGTAAAACGCTTACAGCAACACTGATCGGCAAACTGACCAATCTTGAAGTGTTTAGAGTTGACTTGTCGATGATCGTATCGAAATATATAGGCGAAACAGAAAAAAACCTTTCGAAAATATTTGAAAAAGCTGAGCACAAAGGCTGGATACTATTCTTTGATGAAGCAGATTCACTATTCGGAAAGCGAACAAACGTGAAGGACGCGCATGATCGTTATGCCAACCAGGAGGTTTCCTATTTATTGCAACGTGTAGAGGAATACAATGGCCTTGTAATTTTAGCAACTAACTTCAAATCAAATATTGATGATGCCTTTGCCCGTCGCTTCCAGACGGTCATACACTTCCCCATGCCAAAAGCGTTGCAACGCAAAAAACTCTGGCTCAATATGTTGCCACAGAAATTGAAATTGGATGCTGACATTAATATAGATGCACTGGCCGAGCAGTACGAACTAAGTGGTGGTTCGATCATCAACATTGTCAGGTTTTGTTCGCTCATGGCACTATCACGCAACGCAGAAAAAATTGTTTTGCCAGATCTCATGGAAGGTATTAAACGTGAATTCGTTAAAGAAGGCAAGGCAATGTAA